GCAGGGCCTTCAGCAGCGTCACGCAGCGCCCCGTCCCATCCGGGATGGCGTAGAAGCGTTGATCGCCAGGACGGGCGCCGGCAATCGCCCGGCCCAGCGGGGACGCCATCGAGTAGGCGTTGAGGCCGGCGTCCTCGGGGCAGGGCCTGCCGAGCAGAAACGTCTCGGTTTCGCCCGTGTCGTCGTAGCGGATGGTCAGCACCATGCCCGCCTCGGCGGCGGGATCGAAGGCGGCCCCCTCGCCGACGACGACCGCGTTGGACAGCAGACCCTCGATCTGGCAGATGCGCGCGCGTCGCACGGACTGATGCGCACGGCGTTTCGGGTTGTAGTCCATCAGGTCGTCGGGAACCTCGACGCCGCGGCGCGAACGCAGCCCGGCCAATTCGTCGTGCAGTCGGGTGTAGTCCTGCGGCGTCATCCGGATGCGCTGAATCGTGGTCATGGCGCGTGACGTCCTTTCGTATCGGAGGGGGTTGCCGCCAGGGGCGGGCGGGCCGGTGCACCGCCCCTGACGACTCGGGTCGCCCTGGGGGGCGAAGTCTTCGTCCGTTGCTGATTCCATGGTCGCGTGGCCGGGCGGGTCGCCGCTTGCCCGAACCGGACAACCCCGCGCGGGTTCGTTGTCGCGCTCCGACAATGCCTTTTCGGGTGTCGTTTCGGCACTGCTCGCTCAGCAGCGGTCGAATGAACGATTCACGTCCGCAGTCCGTGAACCAGACATGGACGCGGCAAGCCACCGCGGTCTAAAGCCGACGCGGCGTCGAGACGCGTTGCGCCACGCCGGACCTCGCATCGGGAGGGGACGCATCGTGGCACATGGGCGCACAACGCTGGGGCGCCAAGCCTGGCTGGATCGGCCGAGCTACCGGCTTGAGCACGCTCTGACCTTCGTGTTCGCCGCAGCGGGTGCCCACCGGGATCGGATCAGCAATTTCTTGCACGGCACGTGGCTCGGGCATCCCCTGCATCCGGCTCTGACATCGGTTCCGCTGGGAGCGCTGACGACGACGGTCGCGATGGATGCGGCCAGCGTGTTGCCGCGCCGCGCCGCACAGTTCCACGACGCGTCGAGGTTTGCGCTGGGTGTCGGGCTCGCCGGCAGCGTCGGCGCGGCCGCCACGGGACTGACCGACTGGCAGCACACCCACGAACAATCGCGTCGGATCGGTCTCGTGCACGGTGTCCTCAACGCCATCGCGACGGGCCTGTACGCGGCGTCCTGGTGGGACC
The sequence above is drawn from the Mycobacterium marseillense genome and encodes:
- a CDS encoding GreA/GreB family elongation factor, encoding MTTIQRIRMTPQDYTRLHDELAGLRSRRGVEVPDDLMDYNPKRRAHQSVRRARICQIEGLLSNAVVVGEGAAFDPAAEAGMVLTIRYDDTGETETFLLGRPCPEDAGLNAYSMASPLGRAIAGARPGDQRFYAIPDGTGRCVTLLKALPYGMHAAKSRGPQVVLR